One window from the genome of Trabulsiella odontotermitis encodes:
- a CDS encoding ABC transporter, translated as MVRFIILWSVFSVKNSLQWLHHLRGDIARGELAMLRKIVRYVPIIVVLGVARGLCALGLAGRSFRLQNAVATENFRCLTGQKTPINAVWIAVRRRLLEEAATWGQNPTLRRQLRQCTDQLDAVVAPLHQQKIPVILAPLHAVSDVLAAIVGASVTPGKASVVVSASAELYNQHARTLGGIQLAYCSIHQDNKALASNLMSLIADVAAGEQNMIIFPDISPDYTLQAEGALEAKLPCRLFGRAAKLHHGVVRLSGVISAQVVFYHLSYDGGLQIRIHPPVAAKAVAGAMPGIIEQMLRETPQDWLLWHSHSLYFINH; from the coding sequence GTGGTCAGGTTTATTATTCTCTGGAGCGTTTTCAGCGTTAAAAACAGCCTGCAATGGCTGCACCACCTGCGCGGTGACATCGCGCGTGGTGAACTCGCCATGCTGCGTAAGATCGTACGCTACGTGCCCATCATCGTGGTGCTGGGTGTGGCGCGGGGGCTTTGCGCGCTGGGCCTTGCCGGTCGGTCGTTCCGTTTGCAGAACGCAGTGGCGACGGAGAATTTCCGCTGTCTGACCGGTCAGAAAACGCCAATTAACGCGGTGTGGATTGCCGTTCGCCGCCGCCTGCTGGAAGAGGCGGCGACCTGGGGGCAAAACCCGACGCTGCGGCGCCAGCTCCGCCAGTGTACAGACCAACTGGACGCTGTCGTCGCGCCCCTGCATCAACAGAAAATCCCGGTCATTCTGGCGCCGTTGCATGCGGTATCGGATGTGCTGGCGGCTATCGTCGGTGCCAGCGTTACGCCAGGCAAGGCGAGCGTGGTGGTCTCTGCCAGCGCCGAACTGTATAACCAGCATGCCCGCACGCTCGGCGGTATTCAGCTCGCCTATTGCTCCATTCATCAGGACAACAAGGCGCTCGCCAGCAATCTGATGTCGCTGATTGCCGATGTCGCCGCGGGCGAGCAGAACATGATCATCTTCCCGGATATCTCCCCGGACTACACCCTGCAGGCGGAAGGCGCGCTGGAAGCGAAACTGCCGTGCCGTTTATTTGGTCGCGCCGCGAAATTACACCATGGCGTGGTGCGGCTTTCCGGCGTGATTTCAGCGCAGGTGGTGTTTTATCACCTCAGTTACGACGGTGGCCTGCAAATCCGCATTCACCCGCCGGTGGCCGCGAAAGCGGTGGCCGGCGCGATGCCCGGCATTATCGAACAGATGTTGCGGGAAACGCCGCAGGACTGGCTGCTCTGGCACAGCCACTCTCTCTATTTCATTAATCATTAG
- a CDS encoding thiol:disulfide interchange protein DsbA/DsbL: MAIQFKRAGFISYSLFLIIVSSLMTVLCYHLFVFNTFATDETQTQAFREVSAEQIKNSPIKDDNSIIEVMSYGCHYCAANEENLTEFARTLPAGSIFKTIHITSDSNGLAVYAPIFATLEAMGIEENVRDSAYNAIITRNLNLADEPTLLTWLVKNNIDVKQFQATRQSEAVKARLAEMADITRHYAITATPMFIINKRYVVAQDRDFPEFAQRMQQLLKGEK, translated from the coding sequence ATGGCTATTCAATTTAAGCGTGCTGGTTTTATTAGCTATTCCCTGTTTCTCATTATTGTCTCGTCGCTGATGACAGTACTCTGCTATCACCTTTTTGTGTTTAATACGTTTGCGACAGATGAAACCCAGACCCAGGCGTTTCGTGAAGTCAGTGCTGAACAAATTAAAAACAGCCCCATCAAAGACGATAACAGTATTATCGAAGTGATGTCTTACGGCTGCCATTATTGCGCGGCGAATGAAGAAAATCTGACAGAATTTGCCCGTACGTTGCCAGCGGGCAGCATATTTAAAACGATTCATATTACCAGCGACAGCAATGGCCTCGCGGTTTACGCCCCGATATTCGCCACTCTCGAAGCAATGGGCATTGAAGAAAACGTTCGCGACAGCGCCTATAACGCCATTATTACGCGCAATCTGAATCTGGCCGATGAACCCACCCTGCTGACGTGGCTGGTTAAAAATAATATCGACGTCAAACAATTTCAGGCGACCCGCCAGAGCGAGGCCGTGAAAGCGCGACTGGCTGAGATGGCGGACATTACCCGGCATTACGCCATTACCGCCACGCCGATGTTTATTATCAACAAACGCTATGTCGTGGCGCAGGATCGCGATTTCCCTGAATTTGCCCAACGGATGCAGCAATTGCTGAAAGGGGAAAAATAA
- a CDS encoding DUF4762 family protein, translated as MKKLTAFEAAGIVGGCCKTCESVYQNVTVGGVTSCKLVTTCKDKHGTTTTMQNADASKCGGIPNRYR; from the coding sequence ATGAAAAAACTGACTGCATTTGAAGCCGCGGGAATCGTCGGTGGTTGCTGCAAAACGTGCGAAAGCGTATACCAGAACGTGACCGTAGGCGGCGTGACCTCCTGTAAACTGGTCACCACCTGCAAAGATAAACACGGCACCACAACCACCATGCAGAATGCTGACGCCAGCAAGTGCGGCGGCATTCCGAACCGTTATCGTTAA
- a CDS encoding DNA-binding response regulator, with amino-acid sequence MVALMRENSRIERQLWLLCDLDSLPRERFQALHLMRMFCQHKNQKLIILLSEHNMPLFITLYSLLPNAHWLHKKESVEYARLFFQDLLHKRHNGNCFSHSLTKYTRNRLRNQTTNAISGNEWWLMEEIIKGKSLSQISGEVNVDVRRLSYIKRHLMKRLNIRNNIDLFAAIKGIIP; translated from the coding sequence ATGGTGGCGCTGATGCGGGAAAACAGCCGTATTGAACGTCAACTATGGCTGTTGTGCGATCTGGACAGTCTGCCGCGCGAGCGGTTTCAGGCGCTGCATTTAATGAGAATGTTTTGTCAGCATAAAAACCAAAAGCTGATCATTTTATTGAGTGAACACAACATGCCGCTGTTTATTACGCTCTATTCACTGCTACCGAATGCGCACTGGCTGCATAAAAAAGAGAGCGTTGAATATGCCCGGCTCTTTTTTCAGGATTTATTACACAAACGGCACAATGGAAATTGCTTCAGCCACTCTCTGACAAAATACACGCGCAACAGGCTGCGTAACCAAACCACGAATGCCATATCAGGAAATGAGTGGTGGCTGATGGAAGAAATTATCAAAGGGAAATCGCTCTCACAAATTTCCGGTGAGGTGAACGTTGATGTGCGCCGACTGAGCTATATAAAACGCCACTTAATGAAAAGGCTGAATATAAGAAACAATATCGATTTGTTTGCTGCCATAAAAGGCATCATCCCCTGA
- a CDS encoding fimbrial protein, producing MNRLMTLAALLVAALLPAPVLAQGELIGGDLSFKGLVIAYPCSIAPESERVPVDFGKISIKSLYGTGKTTPVPFSIKLQDCNPMTFDSVTVTFNGITNTVMADRLAIQPTAPDNASGVGIGLLEADDTPVRLGIATSPTAITDTVMQLDFQAFVEAEPDALSNGTIATGPFTATANYTLNYQ from the coding sequence ATGAACCGACTGATGACCCTCGCAGCCCTGCTGGTGGCCGCATTGCTTCCGGCACCGGTACTGGCGCAGGGAGAACTGATTGGCGGCGATCTCAGTTTTAAGGGGCTGGTAATCGCCTATCCGTGCAGTATTGCGCCAGAGTCTGAGCGTGTGCCGGTGGATTTCGGCAAGATCTCGATTAAATCACTGTATGGCACCGGGAAAACAACGCCTGTCCCGTTCTCCATTAAATTGCAGGACTGTAACCCGATGACCTTCGACTCGGTCACCGTGACGTTTAACGGCATCACCAATACGGTGATGGCGGATCGGCTGGCGATCCAGCCCACGGCACCAGACAACGCCAGCGGCGTTGGTATTGGTTTGCTGGAGGCGGACGACACGCCGGTGCGCTTAGGGATCGCCACCAGCCCGACGGCGATTACTGATACCGTGATGCAGCTCGATTTTCAGGCTTTTGTGGAAGCGGAACCCGATGCGTTATCGAACGGGACAATCGCCACCGGGCCGTTTACCGCTACGGCGAATTACACACTGAACTATCAATAG